One Papaver somniferum cultivar HN1 chromosome 10, ASM357369v1, whole genome shotgun sequence genomic window carries:
- the LOC113317556 gene encoding endoribonuclease Dicer homolog 4-like isoform X3, with protein MADDAGEIELRSSSSSSSTELVKDPRTKARKYQLDLCKKAVEENVIVYLETGCGKTHIAALLIYELGHLIRKPQRSICVFLAPTIPLVLQQATVIEESTDFKVASYFGGGSKRLRNHDEWEKEIEEYEVLVMTPRILEQNLHHCFIKMESIALLIFDECHHAQVQSSHPYAQIMKEFYRTDEPKRPRIFGMTASPIVGKGGSNEESLPKGINSLEKLLDAKVYSVEDKSELENFVASPKVKFYYYGHVAKEISTCNSICGKNLNDIKNKYMSMVRTKTDDISSLKSNKKLIQRLHDNLMFCLIHLGLLGAQQAVDILISGDYSERSELIETEDSCSIGDSLADQYLKQAAIILGYYFKTESVDGNDSSKSGDGYDISDTVSCNDIAGSVDDNDNYDTWGVLEEPFFSSKLLVLIELLSNYRRQPDMKCIIFVDRIITARSLSCILGNLKCLEFWKCHFLVGLHSGLKNMSRKIMDSVVEKFRNGELNLLVATKVAEEGLDIQTCCLVIRFDLPQTVASFIQSRGRARMAQSEYAFLVDRGNQNELNLIKSFVSDENRMNEEISRRTSVGTFDESVETTYKVDSTGASTSEGYSVSLLARYCSKLPGDEFFDPKPEFFYIDDPNGTICRIILPSNAPIHQVDGLAKPSKETAKKSACLKACEKLHQVGALTDHLLPRQDYEVEDGVAEFESSEAGECMVQLHEMLSPAALKVPWTNSGNPILLNFYFIWFVPVPEDRVYQQFGLFVKTPLPVEAASMELDLHLARGRIVQTRLVSSGVIEFDEEEIVQAENFQEMFLKIILDRPDFFSDFVPLGMSDIRQGSPPSFYLLLPLKQNKYENELFIDWDLIRNCLSSAVFRSPKVSCDSLVTPVPPCESLEFANGSVSRSDFLNSLVFTPHNKLFFFVDDILHGIDAESPFTSEHHSSYTEYYIEKFGIHLLHPKQPLLKAKQLFSLRNLLCNRVQQSKAVNAETRELEEHFVELPAELCVLKIMGFTKEMGSSMSLLPSLMLRLENLLVAIELKEIFSASFPEGSEVTAHRVLEALTTEKCAERFSLERLEILGDAFLKYAVGRHLFLLYDTLDEGLLTRKRSCIVNNSNLYNLAIRKNLQVYIRDQMFDPCQFIAFGRPCKVMCDEDTKDTIHPRQESESMEGETNTVHVRCSKGHHWLHKKTIADVVESLVGAFIVDSGFKAATAFLKWVGIKVEFDAFEVTRVCSASKSYMSLGEVVDTDVLESLLGYKFLHKGLLLQAFVHPSYNKHSGGCYQRLEFLGDAVLDYLITSYLYSVYPKLKPGQLTDLRSVTVNNNSFARIAVRRSFYKHLICDSDSLSAAIREYANYVQTSASKKDCHLQEPTCPKALGDLVESCVGAMLLDTGFNLNFIWKIMLSFFDPIMSFSGLQLNPVRELQELCQSLKWEVQFPNIKKGGIYLVQAELRGKSVIGKDVHLTSSATNISKKAAMRSAAKVIFSKLQAQGYKPKNKTLEEILKSSIKQEAKLMGYNETPTQGVATDSDLLENFERLCVSSSADDNNISKAINKGPTAGTSYQNLPASPIITKKRRQTENHKDGSCDKALANDTAILTSSKGSAKSRLFEACASNYWNPPSFECCSEEGPSHLKMFTYKVTVDIEGASGTTLECFSEPRAKKKSAMEHASEGALWYLQGAGHLLSN; from the exons ATGGCTGACGACGCCGGAGAAATAGAACTCCGGAGCAGTTCAAGTTCAAGCTCTACAGAGTTAGTAAAGGACCCGAGAACGAAAGCAAGAAAATATCAATTGGACTTATGTAAGAAAGCAGTGGAAGAAAATGTGATTGTGTATTTAGAAACGGGTTGCGGGAAGACCCATATTGCTGCTCTGTTAATTTATGAGTTAGGTCACTTGATTAGGAAACCTCAGAGAAGCATCTGTGTTTTTCTCGCTCCCACTATCCCTCTCGTTCTACAG CAAGCAACCGTTATCGAGGAGTCTACAGATTTTAAAGTTGCGAGCTATTTTGGTGGTGGTTCGAAACGCTTGAGGAACCATGATGAGTGGGAAAAAGAGATCGAAGAATATGAG GTTCTTGTTATGACCCCTCGAATACTTGAACAAAATTTACACCACTGCTTCATCAAGATGGAATCTATTGCTCTTTTGATATTTGACGAGTGTCATCATGCACAAGTGCAGAGTAGTCATCCTTATGCGCAAATCATGAAG GAATTCTACAGAACTGATGAGCCGAAACGTCCCCGTATATTTGGCATGACTGCTTCTCCTATAGTAGGGAAAG GTGGGTCCAATGAAGAGAGTCTACCGAAAGGCATCAATAGTCTTGAGAAGCTACTTGATGCAAAG GTTTATTCTGTTGAAGACAAGTCTGAATTAGAAAATTTTGTGGCATCTCCCAAAgtaaaattttattattatggTCATGTTGCGAAAGAAATTTCCACATGTAACAGTATCTGTGGTAAAAACCTGAATGACATCAAGAACAAG TATATGTCAATGGTAAGAACAAAGACAGATGATATAAGTAGTCTTAAGAGCAATAAAAAGCTAATTCAGAGGCTACACGATAATCTGATGTTTTGCTTGATTCACCTTGGTCTTCTTGGAGCACAACAA GCCGTTGATATACTGATTAGTGGTGATTACTCTGAGCGGAGTGAATTGATAGAGACAGAAGATAGCTGTTCCATTGGAGACTCCTTAGCTGATCAGTATTTAAAGCAGGCTGCCATCATATTGGGTTATTACTTCAAAACTG AATCTGTAGATGGCAATGACAGCTCAAAATCTGGTGATGGCTATGATATTTCAGACACTGTCAGTTGTAATGATATTGCTGGATCTGTAGATGACAATGATAATTATGATACCTGGGGGGTACTAGAGGAGCCCTTCTTTTCAAGCAAGTTGTTGGTGCTTATCGAGCTCCTTTCAAATTATAG GCGACAACCAGATATGAAATGTATAATTTTTGTGGATAGGATCATTACTGCAAGATCCTTGTCatgcatacttgggaacttgaaaTGTTTAGAGTTCTGGAAGTGTCATTTCCTTGTTGGACTTCATTCTGGGTTGAAGAATATGTCAAGGAAAATCATGGATTCTGTTGTGGAAAAGTTTCGTAATGGAGAG CTCAATCTACTGGTGGCAACCAAAGTTGCAGAAGAAGGACTTGATATCCAAACCTGCTGTCTCGTGATACGGTTTGACCTGCCTCAAACTGTTGCTAGTTTTATTCAGTCCAGGGGCCGTGCACGCATGGCACAATCTGAATATGCCTTTTTGGTTGACAG GGGGAACCAGAATGAACTGAACTTGATAAAAAGCTTTGTTTCAGATGAAAATCGTATGAACGAGGAAATTTCGCGCAGAACATCAGTTGGGACTTTTGACGAATCTGTGGAAACAACGTATAAAGTTGATTCAACTGGTGCCTCTACTAGTGAAGGATATAGTGTTTCACTGCTCGCTCGTTACTGTTCCAAACTCCCAGGAGACGA ATTTTTTGATCCTAAGCCAGAATTCTTTTATATCGATGATCCGAATGGGACAATTTGTCGCATAATTCTTCCTTCAAATGCTCCAATTCATCAAGTTGATGGTCTAGCCAAGCCTTCAAAAGAAACTGCCAAGAAAAGTGCTTGTCTGAAAGCATGCGAGAAATTGCATCAGGTAGGTGCCTTGACTGATCATCTCTTGCCGCGTCAAGACTATGAAGTTGAAGATGGAGTGGCAGAGTTTGAAAGCAGTGAAG CGGGTGAATGTATGGTTCAACTGCATGAGATGCTTAGCCCTGCTGCTCTTAAAGTACCATGGACCAATTCCGGAAATCCTATCCTCTTGAACTTTTACTTTATATGGTTTGTTCCGGTTCCAGAGGATAGGGTGTACCAACAATTTGGTCTTTTTGTCAAAACACCTCTTCCTGTAGAAGCTGCATCCATGGAACTTGATTTACATCTGGCTCGTGGTAGAATTGTACAAACACGTCTTGTCTCATCAGGGGTGattgaatttgatgaagaagag ATTGTGCAGGCAGAAAATTTTCAGGAGATGTTTCTCAAGATCATTCTTGACCGTCCAGATTTCTTTTCTGATTTTGTTCCGTTGGGGATGAGTGATATACGACAAGGAAGCCCACCATCCTTTTACTTGTTGCTACCTTTGAAGCAGAACAAATATGAAAATGAGCTTTTCATTGATTGGGATTTAATTAGAAATTGCTTATCTTCAGCAGTCTTCAGAAGTCCAAAAGTTTCCTGTGACAGTCTTGTAACCCCTGTTCCGCCTTGTGAGTCTTTGGAATTCGCTAATGGTTCTGTGAGTAGAAGCGATTTCTTGAATAGTTTGGTGTTCACTCCGCACAACAAGCTATTTTTCTTCGTTGATGACATTCTTCACGGAATAGATGCAGAGAGTCCATTTACGAGTGAACATCATTCAAGCTACACAGAGTACTACATTGAAAA GTTTGGTATTCATCTTTTACACCCCAAACAACCTCTTCTGAAGGCAAAACAACTATTTTCCTTACGGAACCTGTTGTGCAATCGAGTACAACAAAGTAAAG CTGTCAATGCAGAGACACGTGAACTGGAGGAGCACTTCGTTGAATTGCCTGCAGAGCTGTGTGTGCTAAAAATAATGGGCTTCACTAAGGAAATGGGAAGCTCCATGTCGCTACTACCTTCGTTAATGCTACGGCTGGAAAACTTGCTCGTGGCAATTGAgttaaaagaaatattttctgctTCATTTCCTGAAGGGTCTGAGGTTACTGCTCATCGT GTACTAGAGGCACTCACTACAGAAAAGTGTGCTGAGCGGTTTTCATTGGAAAGGCTTGAAATTCTTGGTGATGCGTTTCTCAAGTATGCAGTTGGCAggcatctttttcttttgtatgacACTCTTGATGAGGGACTGCTAACACGGAAGCGTTCATGTATTGTGAATAATTCCAATTTATACAATCTAGCAATCAGAAAAAATTTACAG GTGTATATACGTGATCAAATGTTTGATCCTTGCCAGTTTATTGCTTTTGGGCGTCCTTGTAAGGTGATGTGTGATGAGGATACAAAAGACACTATTCATCCTCGTCAAGAATCGGAGTCCATGGAAGGTGAAACAAATACTGTTCATGTTCGATGCAGTAAGGGGCACCATTGGTTACATAAGAAGACTATCGCAGATGTGGTGGAATCCCTGGTTGGAGCCTTCATTGTTGATAGTGGATTTAAAGCCGCAACTGCATTTCTAAAGTGGGTTGGCATAAAAGTTGAATTTGATGCTTTTGAAGTTACTAGAGTGTGCAGTGCAAGCAAGAGCTACATGTCACTTGGTGAGGTTGTAGACACTGATGTCCTAGAAAGTTTGTTAGGATACAAGTTTCTGCATAAGGGTTTACTTCTCCAGGCATTTGTGCATCCTTCCTACAACAAACATTCAGGTGGATGCTATCAG AGGCTGGAGTTTCTTGGAGATGCCGTCTTGGATTACTTAATAACATCATATCTGTATTCAGTGTACCCAAAACTAAAGCCTGGACAGTTAACTGACTTAAGATCAGTTACCGTTAATAATAATTCCTTCGCCAGAATAGCAGTACGTCGTTCATTCTATAAGCATCTCATCTGTGATTCTGATAGCCTCTCTGCAGCAATCAGAGAGTACGCAAATTATGTCCAGACATCTGCTTCAAAGAAGGACTGCCATCTACAGGAGCCAACATGTCCAAAG GCTCTTGGTGACCTAGTTGAATCTTGTGTTGGAGCCATGCTTCTTGACACCGGGTTTAACCTAAACTTCATCTGGAAAATTATGCTCTCCTTCTTTGACCCCATCATGAGCTTCTCGGGGCTGCAGCTTAATCCTGTTAGAGAGCTTCAGGAACTTTGCCAATCACTGAAGTGGGAAGTGCAgtttccaaatataaaaaaagGTGGCATTTACTTAGTCCAAGCTGAACTGAGAGGGAAAAGTGTTATAGGGAAAGATGTTCATTTAACTAGTTCTGCAACAAACATCAGCAAAAAGGCTGCTATGAGATCAGCGGCAAAAGTGATATTCTCAAAATTGCAA GCTCAAGgttataaacctaaaaataaaacgCTGGAAGAAATTTTGAAGTCAAGTATCAAACAAGAGGCAAAGCTTATGGGATACAATGAAACTCCCACCCAAGGTGTCGCTACAGATTCTGATCTACTTGAAAATTTTGAAAGACTGTGTGTGTCATCATCTGCAGATGACAATAACATTAGTAAGGCTATCAATAAAGGGCCTACCGCTGGTACCTCCTACCAAAACTTGCCAGCATCTCCTATCATAACAAAGAAAAGGAGGCAAACTGAGAATCATAAAGATGGCAGCTGTGACAAAGCTTTAGCCAATGACACAG CTATATTGACCTCTTCCAAAGGATCAGCGAAATCTCGTCTGTTCGAGGCATGTGCGTCCAATTATTGGAATCCTCCATCTTTTGAGTGCTGCAGCGAAGAAGGCCCGTCCCACCTGAAGAT GTTCACTTACAAGGTCACTGTAGATATAGAGGGTGCCTCAGGCACAACTTTAGAGTGCTTCAGCGAACCACGAGCAAAGAAGAAATCTGCAATGGAGCACGCTTCAGAAGGGGCATTATGGTATCTGCAGGGGGCTGGCCATTTATTGTCAAATTAA
- the LOC113317556 gene encoding endoribonuclease Dicer homolog 4-like isoform X5, with product MADDAGEIELRSSSSSSSTELVKDPRTKARKYQLDLCKKAVEENVIVYLETGCGKTHIAALLIYELGHLIRKPQRSICVFLAPTIPLVLQQATVIEESTDFKVASYFGGGSKRLRNHDEWEKEIEEYEVLVMTPRILEQNLHHCFIKMESIALLIFDECHHAQVQSSHPYAQIMKEFYRTDEPKRPRIFGMTASPIVGKGGSNEESLPKGINSLEKLLDAKVYSVEDKSELENFVASPKVKFYYYGHVAKEISTCNSICGKNLNDIKNKYMSMVRTKTDDISSLKSNKKLIQRLHDNLMFCLIHLGLLGAQQAVDILISGDYSERSELIETEDSCSIGDSLADQYLKQAAIILGYYFKTVESVDGNDSSKSGDGYDISDTVSCNDIAGSVDDNDNYDTWGVLEEPFFSSKLLVLIELLSNYRRQPDMKCIIFVDRIITARSLSCILGNLKCLEFWKCHFLVGLHSGLKNMSRKIMDSVVEKFRNGELNLLVATKVAEEGLDIQTCCLVIRFDLPQTVASFIQSRGRARMAQSEYAFLVDRGNQNELNLIKSFVSDENRMNEEISRRTSVGTFDESVETTYKVDSTGASTSEGYSVSLLARYCSKLPGDEFFDPKPEFFYIDDPNGTICRIILPSNAPIHQVDGLAKPSKETAKKSACLKACEKLHQVGALTDHLLPRQDYEVEDGVAEFESSEAGECMVQLHEMLSPAALKVPWTNSGNPILLNFYFIWFVPVPEDRVYQQFGLFVKTPLPVEAASMELDLHLARGRIVQTRLVSSGVIEFDEEEIVQAENFQEMFLKIILDRPDFFSDFVPLGMSDIRQGSPPSFYLLLPLKQNKYENELFIDWDLIRNCLSSAVFRSPKVSCDSLVTPVPPCESLEFANGSVSRSDFLNSLVFTPHNKLFFFVDDILHGIDAESPFTSEHHSSYTEYYIEKFGIHLLHPKQPLLKAKQLFSLRNLLCNRVQQSKETRELEEHFVELPAELCVLKIMGFTKEMGSSMSLLPSLMLRLENLLVAIELKEIFSASFPEGSEVTAHRVLEALTTEKCAERFSLERLEILGDAFLKYAVGRHLFLLYDTLDEGLLTRKRSCIVNNSNLYNLAIRKNLQVYIRDQMFDPCQFIAFGRPCKVMCDEDTKDTIHPRQESESMEGETNTVHVRCSKGHHWLHKKTIADVVESLVGAFIVDSGFKAATAFLKWVGIKVEFDAFEVTRVCSASKSYMSLGEVVDTDVLESLLGYKFLHKGLLLQAFVHPSYNKHSGGCYQRLEFLGDAVLDYLITSYLYSVYPKLKPGQLTDLRSVTVNNNSFARIAVRRSFYKHLICDSDSLSAAIREYANYVQTSASKKDCHLQEPTCPKALGDLVESCVGAMLLDTGFNLNFIWKIMLSFFDPIMSFSGLQLNPVRELQELCQSLKWEVQFPNIKKGGIYLVQAELRGKSVIGKDVHLTSSATNISKKAAMRSAAKVIFSKLQAQGYKPKNKTLEEILKSSIKQEAKLMGYNETPTQGVATDSDLLENFERLCVSSSADDNNISKAINKGPTAGTSYQNLPASPIITKKRRQTENHKDGSCDKALANDTAILTSSKGSAKSRLFEACASNYWNPPSFECCSEEGPSHLKMFTYKVTVDIEGASGTTLECFSEPRAKKKSAMEHASEGALWYLQGAGHLLSN from the exons ATGGCTGACGACGCCGGAGAAATAGAACTCCGGAGCAGTTCAAGTTCAAGCTCTACAGAGTTAGTAAAGGACCCGAGAACGAAAGCAAGAAAATATCAATTGGACTTATGTAAGAAAGCAGTGGAAGAAAATGTGATTGTGTATTTAGAAACGGGTTGCGGGAAGACCCATATTGCTGCTCTGTTAATTTATGAGTTAGGTCACTTGATTAGGAAACCTCAGAGAAGCATCTGTGTTTTTCTCGCTCCCACTATCCCTCTCGTTCTACAG CAAGCAACCGTTATCGAGGAGTCTACAGATTTTAAAGTTGCGAGCTATTTTGGTGGTGGTTCGAAACGCTTGAGGAACCATGATGAGTGGGAAAAAGAGATCGAAGAATATGAG GTTCTTGTTATGACCCCTCGAATACTTGAACAAAATTTACACCACTGCTTCATCAAGATGGAATCTATTGCTCTTTTGATATTTGACGAGTGTCATCATGCACAAGTGCAGAGTAGTCATCCTTATGCGCAAATCATGAAG GAATTCTACAGAACTGATGAGCCGAAACGTCCCCGTATATTTGGCATGACTGCTTCTCCTATAGTAGGGAAAG GTGGGTCCAATGAAGAGAGTCTACCGAAAGGCATCAATAGTCTTGAGAAGCTACTTGATGCAAAG GTTTATTCTGTTGAAGACAAGTCTGAATTAGAAAATTTTGTGGCATCTCCCAAAgtaaaattttattattatggTCATGTTGCGAAAGAAATTTCCACATGTAACAGTATCTGTGGTAAAAACCTGAATGACATCAAGAACAAG TATATGTCAATGGTAAGAACAAAGACAGATGATATAAGTAGTCTTAAGAGCAATAAAAAGCTAATTCAGAGGCTACACGATAATCTGATGTTTTGCTTGATTCACCTTGGTCTTCTTGGAGCACAACAA GCCGTTGATATACTGATTAGTGGTGATTACTCTGAGCGGAGTGAATTGATAGAGACAGAAGATAGCTGTTCCATTGGAGACTCCTTAGCTGATCAGTATTTAAAGCAGGCTGCCATCATATTGGGTTATTACTTCAAAACTG TAGAATCTGTAGATGGCAATGACAGCTCAAAATCTGGTGATGGCTATGATATTTCAGACACTGTCAGTTGTAATGATATTGCTGGATCTGTAGATGACAATGATAATTATGATACCTGGGGGGTACTAGAGGAGCCCTTCTTTTCAAGCAAGTTGTTGGTGCTTATCGAGCTCCTTTCAAATTATAG GCGACAACCAGATATGAAATGTATAATTTTTGTGGATAGGATCATTACTGCAAGATCCTTGTCatgcatacttgggaacttgaaaTGTTTAGAGTTCTGGAAGTGTCATTTCCTTGTTGGACTTCATTCTGGGTTGAAGAATATGTCAAGGAAAATCATGGATTCTGTTGTGGAAAAGTTTCGTAATGGAGAG CTCAATCTACTGGTGGCAACCAAAGTTGCAGAAGAAGGACTTGATATCCAAACCTGCTGTCTCGTGATACGGTTTGACCTGCCTCAAACTGTTGCTAGTTTTATTCAGTCCAGGGGCCGTGCACGCATGGCACAATCTGAATATGCCTTTTTGGTTGACAG GGGGAACCAGAATGAACTGAACTTGATAAAAAGCTTTGTTTCAGATGAAAATCGTATGAACGAGGAAATTTCGCGCAGAACATCAGTTGGGACTTTTGACGAATCTGTGGAAACAACGTATAAAGTTGATTCAACTGGTGCCTCTACTAGTGAAGGATATAGTGTTTCACTGCTCGCTCGTTACTGTTCCAAACTCCCAGGAGACGA ATTTTTTGATCCTAAGCCAGAATTCTTTTATATCGATGATCCGAATGGGACAATTTGTCGCATAATTCTTCCTTCAAATGCTCCAATTCATCAAGTTGATGGTCTAGCCAAGCCTTCAAAAGAAACTGCCAAGAAAAGTGCTTGTCTGAAAGCATGCGAGAAATTGCATCAGGTAGGTGCCTTGACTGATCATCTCTTGCCGCGTCAAGACTATGAAGTTGAAGATGGAGTGGCAGAGTTTGAAAGCAGTGAAG CGGGTGAATGTATGGTTCAACTGCATGAGATGCTTAGCCCTGCTGCTCTTAAAGTACCATGGACCAATTCCGGAAATCCTATCCTCTTGAACTTTTACTTTATATGGTTTGTTCCGGTTCCAGAGGATAGGGTGTACCAACAATTTGGTCTTTTTGTCAAAACACCTCTTCCTGTAGAAGCTGCATCCATGGAACTTGATTTACATCTGGCTCGTGGTAGAATTGTACAAACACGTCTTGTCTCATCAGGGGTGattgaatttgatgaagaagag ATTGTGCAGGCAGAAAATTTTCAGGAGATGTTTCTCAAGATCATTCTTGACCGTCCAGATTTCTTTTCTGATTTTGTTCCGTTGGGGATGAGTGATATACGACAAGGAAGCCCACCATCCTTTTACTTGTTGCTACCTTTGAAGCAGAACAAATATGAAAATGAGCTTTTCATTGATTGGGATTTAATTAGAAATTGCTTATCTTCAGCAGTCTTCAGAAGTCCAAAAGTTTCCTGTGACAGTCTTGTAACCCCTGTTCCGCCTTGTGAGTCTTTGGAATTCGCTAATGGTTCTGTGAGTAGAAGCGATTTCTTGAATAGTTTGGTGTTCACTCCGCACAACAAGCTATTTTTCTTCGTTGATGACATTCTTCACGGAATAGATGCAGAGAGTCCATTTACGAGTGAACATCATTCAAGCTACACAGAGTACTACATTGAAAA GTTTGGTATTCATCTTTTACACCCCAAACAACCTCTTCTGAAGGCAAAACAACTATTTTCCTTACGGAACCTGTTGTGCAATCGAGTACAACAAAGTAAAG AGACACGTGAACTGGAGGAGCACTTCGTTGAATTGCCTGCAGAGCTGTGTGTGCTAAAAATAATGGGCTTCACTAAGGAAATGGGAAGCTCCATGTCGCTACTACCTTCGTTAATGCTACGGCTGGAAAACTTGCTCGTGGCAATTGAgttaaaagaaatattttctgctTCATTTCCTGAAGGGTCTGAGGTTACTGCTCATCGT GTACTAGAGGCACTCACTACAGAAAAGTGTGCTGAGCGGTTTTCATTGGAAAGGCTTGAAATTCTTGGTGATGCGTTTCTCAAGTATGCAGTTGGCAggcatctttttcttttgtatgacACTCTTGATGAGGGACTGCTAACACGGAAGCGTTCATGTATTGTGAATAATTCCAATTTATACAATCTAGCAATCAGAAAAAATTTACAG GTGTATATACGTGATCAAATGTTTGATCCTTGCCAGTTTATTGCTTTTGGGCGTCCTTGTAAGGTGATGTGTGATGAGGATACAAAAGACACTATTCATCCTCGTCAAGAATCGGAGTCCATGGAAGGTGAAACAAATACTGTTCATGTTCGATGCAGTAAGGGGCACCATTGGTTACATAAGAAGACTATCGCAGATGTGGTGGAATCCCTGGTTGGAGCCTTCATTGTTGATAGTGGATTTAAAGCCGCAACTGCATTTCTAAAGTGGGTTGGCATAAAAGTTGAATTTGATGCTTTTGAAGTTACTAGAGTGTGCAGTGCAAGCAAGAGCTACATGTCACTTGGTGAGGTTGTAGACACTGATGTCCTAGAAAGTTTGTTAGGATACAAGTTTCTGCATAAGGGTTTACTTCTCCAGGCATTTGTGCATCCTTCCTACAACAAACATTCAGGTGGATGCTATCAG AGGCTGGAGTTTCTTGGAGATGCCGTCTTGGATTACTTAATAACATCATATCTGTATTCAGTGTACCCAAAACTAAAGCCTGGACAGTTAACTGACTTAAGATCAGTTACCGTTAATAATAATTCCTTCGCCAGAATAGCAGTACGTCGTTCATTCTATAAGCATCTCATCTGTGATTCTGATAGCCTCTCTGCAGCAATCAGAGAGTACGCAAATTATGTCCAGACATCTGCTTCAAAGAAGGACTGCCATCTACAGGAGCCAACATGTCCAAAG GCTCTTGGTGACCTAGTTGAATCTTGTGTTGGAGCCATGCTTCTTGACACCGGGTTTAACCTAAACTTCATCTGGAAAATTATGCTCTCCTTCTTTGACCCCATCATGAGCTTCTCGGGGCTGCAGCTTAATCCTGTTAGAGAGCTTCAGGAACTTTGCCAATCACTGAAGTGGGAAGTGCAgtttccaaatataaaaaaagGTGGCATTTACTTAGTCCAAGCTGAACTGAGAGGGAAAAGTGTTATAGGGAAAGATGTTCATTTAACTAGTTCTGCAACAAACATCAGCAAAAAGGCTGCTATGAGATCAGCGGCAAAAGTGATATTCTCAAAATTGCAA GCTCAAGgttataaacctaaaaataaaacgCTGGAAGAAATTTTGAAGTCAAGTATCAAACAAGAGGCAAAGCTTATGGGATACAATGAAACTCCCACCCAAGGTGTCGCTACAGATTCTGATCTACTTGAAAATTTTGAAAGACTGTGTGTGTCATCATCTGCAGATGACAATAACATTAGTAAGGCTATCAATAAAGGGCCTACCGCTGGTACCTCCTACCAAAACTTGCCAGCATCTCCTATCATAACAAAGAAAAGGAGGCAAACTGAGAATCATAAAGATGGCAGCTGTGACAAAGCTTTAGCCAATGACACAG CTATATTGACCTCTTCCAAAGGATCAGCGAAATCTCGTCTGTTCGAGGCATGTGCGTCCAATTATTGGAATCCTCCATCTTTTGAGTGCTGCAGCGAAGAAGGCCCGTCCCACCTGAAGAT GTTCACTTACAAGGTCACTGTAGATATAGAGGGTGCCTCAGGCACAACTTTAGAGTGCTTCAGCGAACCACGAGCAAAGAAGAAATCTGCAATGGAGCACGCTTCAGAAGGGGCATTATGGTATCTGCAGGGGGCTGGCCATTTATTGTCAAATTAA